The window TCTAATTGTGATCTAAAAGTAAAAATAGTTATAAAGTCTTATCATAAATAGGCACCTTAAGTATTCTCATAGGCATTATTTATCGTGGATAAAAcgatttttttcccattttataaCAGCTTAAGTTAACGTCAATTAAATGGTTACCACCTGCCATTGTTGTAAGACTGCCATAAACTGGCATCGATTGAAGAGGGCTCAGTGGCCGTGGCCATTTTTGGACTCCACTattctcatttttaaaaaacttaagaGCTTCATTTAAAACTAATGggtattggttttttttacaaaaaaaaccacatgtctccccttctccccaaggattTTAATAGggggcaaatttaacaattgaaaaaaatgatgtcAGCTATATGTTACCCAGACCTAGAAAATCttattatctttttcttaatttgaccttgagtaaaacatggtcaaggtcatatataaatcaatagtacaccttagtgtattattattgttctttgtttgaaGTTTGAAGTCCTACTGTCAAAGTATgttcaggagttgaacaatgaagttttttctaatttgaccttgaactaaaaattctaggtcaaggtaaaaaatgttggtaaggttcaactaggttatataccatctatccatgatacaagttaaaagtctgtatgttaaaggagtcttgtgttatggtccggacaatattttttatgaaaagcttgaccttggagaacaaaataggtcaaagtcaaaacttttggtggcgtgcactccttctcaataccatctacctatgttccaagtttgaagtctaaaTGTCAAAGGCTATTTAAGTTATGAcccaaacaaaattttgttatttttttcttaatttgaccttgagtaaaacatggtcaaggtcaaatattattcaatagtacatcttagtgtattattattgttctttgtttaaagtttgaagtccttctgtcaaagtatactcaggagttgaacaatgaagttttttctaatatgaccttgaaataaaaacaatttgtcaaggtcaaaaattttggtaaggttcaactaggttatattccatctatccatgatacaagttaaaagtctgtatgttaaaggagtcttgtgttatggtccggacaatttttaatgaaaagcttgaccttgaagaacaaaataggtcaaggtcaaaacttttggtggcgtgcactcctcCTCAATACCAtttacctatgttccaagtttgaagtcttaatgtcaaagggtattattaaagttatgacccagacaaaattttattatttttttctaaatttgaccttgagtaaaacaaggtcaaggtcaaatattattcatagtacatctaagtgtattattattgttcgtcgtttaaagtttgaagtccttctgtcaaagtatattcagaagttgaacaatgaagttttttctaatatgaccttgaactaaaaattctaggtcaaggtcaaaatttttggtaaagttcaactaggttatatactatctatctatgatacaagttaaaagtctgtatgttaaaggagtcttgtgttatggtccggacaatattttttataaaaagcttgaccttgaagaataaaataggtcaaggtcaaaatttttggtggcgtgcactctttctcaataccatctaccaatgttccaagtttgaagtcttaatgtcaaagggtatttaagttacggcctggacaaatttggatgaagaagaataagaagaatactagacacgatctcgttgcgagcaacgaatgggtcttccgtccgattttttaatagattagatcaaacttattaattcaaagataaaatcgttgacctaagcgaaaaatagtaaaataaaaattgcggcactcggggcttgaacccgggtcgcctgggccatgtccacgactctatcgactgagctactcagactctcgcttcagaactttgacgcttagtttctcgagaatgccttgatcgattttaacgaggccgggtctaattagttgtgccctagattttttaatgaatttttttacctgaatttctactgatataattattattttaagattaaaaaataagacatttaccacaccgtttgtttagggggtcatctcaaagtttgttaatctttaacataggaccctatgggattttgcttgaaatgtatcaattttgcacatttttttaaacttctgccctagggatttctttttctgttctacatattaaagttattgctaaaaggcatcaaatggtcaaataaaaaaaaaaccttttacctcctggtttgttccaggggtcttatcaaagttgatttttgtatgcccaatttcccagatttgtcagataatggctattttttatttgacaaaggcggaaaaggtgatctttatagtattattaaagccTTCAGACatattaaagtaataaaaaaatatataaaatcacatattaagggtcatttatataaaatacatggttactgtgttgaaatatatgaattaagctatatatttaggcgggttaagaaaacgtgacagagggtttggcctgctgaaccctcttcactttttcgacccgagcccaaatattgcttatacttcgagacagttatttttattccacaatataacattaattttacgcatgaaacgagcaattttcaacaaatttcgctgaatatctgcagataAAACTATCTCGCCATGGCGTcaaacaagcaaaaagatgacgtcacaatacaaatgaaacgctgcgcgaaagcgtgcgtactcgttctgtactcggcctctttaaaacaaattacatattctgaatcagtgaaagggtcactatcaacCCTACagaaaaacatcaaaaaaggaaaaagttgaaaaaatcgattttttgtctttccttccggtgacgaccggaattGACGGACGTTAACCATTTAACCTAAGGGCATGTTTCCAAAGATAGATCTATCAtcgctgaaaatttcaagtttctATCTTCAACCATTAATTAAATATTCGCTggacaaaatgaatttttaaaaaaagtaaacttAACGACGTtgacgaacggaagtgacgtcatattCGAAAAGATACGTATGCATAGCTATAGTTACTGTCTTCTATCTGTGAAATTTTCGAGAAAATCCGTCGaatcgtttttgaaatattcggtttttaaaaatttggtgcaggaaagaaaacaagaaaataacgaaaacaataaggtcttccgttggaaacggaagaccttaatgaagaataagaaaaagaaagtcgacaaaaacaatatgtctcccctttgaaaggggagacataaatATAGGATAatacttaaattttaaagatgaaatatATGGATCTCTCTATGTAACAttatagtttatagcttaacaattcatattttaaaattttgagaagAGCTggtggttaatttgttgatcatACAGTctcatttcattaaaacaacGGTTAGATATCGTGCTTACATCTATATGCTACGTTTGAATTGTACAAATCTGGGCAAGGCGTCGTATGTCCTTTGCACGACTGGTAGAGATTCATGGCCACGCTGTTTTCCTCTTCATCATAGAATGGACAGTGTCCACCTGATGATGAAACAAACAATGTTATGTTTCAATATATCAAATGCATACTTACTCTGAAATATTTTACTTTCTACGTTCTCTTATAAGTTGGAATTACAATTTTGTGCGGGATACGATATTAACTGTTCATTCATCATCAGGTAATCGGTGCACCATAGCTATAGTGTGATCATTGCTAAATATCATTTGATCATTTCCCTCTAAAATGAATGATAATAATACTTCAAAGTTTTTTTAGCATATTCACTAATCATAAGCATGTCGACTCACCAACTATATTTTTTCTTGGAGCACATACTTCCATAAAACTTTCATGGTATTTGTCCGGTAGACAATGGTATTCAAATCTTTCTAGAGTTGTGCAATTCTGGTTAACCAAGTGGCACTGTTTTCTCCTCTTACTTTTGATCCACTCGGTAGTGTTTTTTGGACATCTGTTTACGACTGTTATGGTTGGAATTGATTCAAGACAACCTTCACATGACTGAATAGTAAATgcaataaatttatttgattgtttttgtaTGTGTTTCTTTCtggttttttaatttgtttcttttattcatCATTTGAAACCTTCttcacaaaatgtttttaataaccTTCAAACCTTCTGGATATAAGTATATGCATCCATAAGTCCATATGACCGTTTCCGTGCATAACATTAGGGGGATCCTTGTCcaaactgttatttttttaattaatgattttttttatttaaaaattattgtttgacaATTTTTAGCAAACATATGTGACTTTCTCCACTAAGTGCTTTATCCTTAACAATTCAAATATTCGGTAACGTTTTCTTACGAGAAACGTTTATTAGCTAGAAAAAACTCTAAAGATATATACAGATTAATCTTatgatgtattttaaaaagataagaaaaaatcaaTTCGGCGTAGGGAAAGAGACTTCTAGGTGCTAGTTGATTGAATTATGGCCACATTCATCGATTTTATGTCCCTTTAAAACAGTCATTGTCTACTCGTAAAAAACTGACTTTATACGACGAGAATCTTTGATACCGAAAGGTAATATGTAGAGAATACAGTTTGAGAACAAACTTGTATTTGGTAATTTACTCTTTCTTAGCTCTGTTACTTCTTGTTGAATCAAATGTATTGTATCGTAACTGTTCAAACATACATATGTACCGTAACAAAGCGTTACAGGGGCCACATAGCACAACCTTACATGccatataatataaaattatttgaactgaattaaaattaaaaaaaatttaaagtaaaattggtAACTAATTACAGCAGCCACTGATATGATTGAAAgatatgtattataattaaaatatgtttaagtaaaataaaaaaaatgttttttctttgatttgctCATAAAGATATTGTAAGATAGTGAACAATTTATCTGTCAAAGAAATCTCAAATTACCTCAAATTATTGATAGAACTTACCACTTTAGGAACGAAATAGATCCATAAAAAGACGAATGCAGTCTGCATTTTTTCTACTTGACGTGGTTATTCtttgtatacttttttttcgATGACAATTCCAGACTGAaagattaatgaaaaaatatttatattttttttttttacaaagttccTATCAAATCTCTGACTACCAAATAGACATACCTTTTGGAGTTTTAATGCAACTTTGAACATATCTATATAATGTTGTCGTTTATAAGAAAGAATATCGATTTACTGCTATCGTGGATCAAAGGATTACTTTCTTTAAACATTACAACGAACCTTACGGCGCCACGAAATGGTTATTGCATAATAAAGATACGAACGCATTCCATATATATCTGTTACActgataatcaaagtactgacagAACCGAAGCACATGTGCTCGAAATATGCATATGGTACTGTGTAGTTTATGCACAATAtcagaaaatatttcacaacGTAATAACATATTGGACAATAAAGTCTCACTTATCAAATACAATTAGGACTTTTTATCACTATAATAATCAAATCGTAATAAAATGTCATCTTAATATAAACTACAAAAGTCTTCTGATGTGTTTATACATAAAacgatgtttttatttaaaaaagagaaccaattttttttttctagaacatTAGTCTTTTTTTCCATATTAAGGCTAGGTCAGTGTTGTCATCTGATATAATCGTCATAGTCAAAAGATTTATTAACTACAAAGTCACAAAAGTTACCTGTCTAAATGGAGTGTATTTTTGAGTAAACGTTTTATTTGCTTGTGAGTTGTTTATAAAATTGTAGCTAAAGtgcttttataaatttaaatcttttctTGCTTGgcaataatcaattaaatacagGATATTTTCATACAGATTAATGATGTGTCATTTACGCCTCTTTCTACACATCAGCTAACTATTTTTTTGggattgtttttgtttatctccaatatttaaaacaaaccagtgatttattctttttttatgaaaataaaacaattattcaaGCTCCCTGCCATAACCCTCGAAGAAGACAATTGCAGAATAAAtgatcaataaaaacaaatgattgtATCTAATTTTATCATTTGATCATGCATATGAAACTCGTGTTCTTTTGTACTTGTGTGATTCTTTAAAAGACCTACGACAATATGAGTACCTTGCAATGTtatccctatttttttttattatattacattatttaaaagCTATGCAattgttcttgttttttttttaacttaaacagCTATCATAATATTCCGGAAATTATTTTGCTTTTTCAATTACaataaattgaaacatttttcaaCTTGTTAAAAAGTATAGCTATGATATTGTCATAAAGATAAATAAACAAGTTTATGTTTTGCATGATGGAGCAGTATGCTATTTGGAATTGTTTTCTCACGCTATAGAGGAATAATGCTCAGACACCTGCATGTAATATTACGttgaatatgataaaatattgattgtcATCATGATTGACCAAACATCCAAGCGTTTGTTTTCCTGTTGTCAccacaaaaatcattttaaaggatactctttattagctttatcAGTTGCTTTTCTGAATATGAATGAACACTGTCTTATTTACACTCATTTTTACATTAACCTACTAGATCTTGTGATAAACTATGGAATTATCATTTCAGCTGAAAGTAAGTGAACCTTAACGtttataataaaatgtacagtttattcAAGAGAGTTGATATCTTACATGTGATAAGTCACTTTACACATTGTagatatcatttttgtttaaattgaaaacataATTGTAACTATTGCATTATAACGTCTAAGCATTTAGCGTGTGCAACttttttatacccgcactttctaaagaaagttcgggtatattgttgttacccttttccgtccgttcgtccgtccgtctgtcaccttttactttctcaaactgttCTTACATCTTaaaaaccagcaaactgaacttaAGGAGTTCGATTTGgagtatcatgttgttttgtaaaaaagtttaaaaaattctctgttacagtcagttcaagcatatcttttacaacatacaccatagcaaagcatagcattgaaatctcatagcatagcattgaaatctcatagcatagcattggaatctcaaaccatagcatacaatctcatagaatcgcattcgtcatatcataccatagcatagcatacaacagtattttaactcggttttaattgtgtttctttgaaaaaataaatgtttaattgatagatttgtggtaaactttggcttctaattattttacttcgaaatTTGTGGatctcttctgtgtatggaggcgtttttgtttaaatttgttcaaagacTATAGACGCAAAGAACACTCGGACCAATGACCAACATAAAGTTTGACAATAACTAAGTTCCGTGTGGTATTTGTTTTGGGAAAAATGTTATAACAGCCTTCAAAAGCCGTTACAAAAATGTTGGAGGCGATTCCTCCACACTTTTTTGCAACTCTTCTGCGTTATAAGGGTTGTATACTGTGCATTGGCTTTTCGTGCTTGAAGGGATAATGAAAaacttttaatcaattttaattcattaaatgtGTACTACTATATAACTACGAAAGTGTTTTAAGCCAgtcattttgcaccttaaatttttttgttatctttttttgaagagcaggtaaaaaagtttcaaaacattatattaAAGAGAACGTTTATGAATATAGGTAttcagtaccgatcagacccaacccaacagaaagtaaacccaactttctgggtttacttcgggtttactagagtggacccagagtaaacccctcAGTAAATCCAGAGTAGACACATGGGGGTAAACCCAGtcagtatacccctgaaagcagacgctaattGTGGAATACACAAGGGGCAGAAATTACAGGCAGTATGGTGGTAAGATGGAATACcagtctgcttcacacttcagtgcatacagttgacctcaaaagcaattaaaaaaaacccaaagtaaaccccgagtggaccaaatttttcaaaaagtcaacccagagtaaaccccaagtaaacccaagaAAGtcaacccggggtttagttggggtttactctggtgttaggttgggtctgatcggtactgtatacaccaacattgtttttttttacgatatatttaagaaaagaaaatcaatcGACTCCCCAGCGTGTTAAGGCGATGTAACCAGTGAAGACGAATTCTTTACCGAGATTGtcatttgtcatgctcaaaatgCTTTAAATGTGTTCCTTTCTAAGACGTCGAGAATGTCATTTAAAGGTCTTAACGTTTATCTGACCCCGAACATGGTCAATGACAAAGTGTaataaaagaacaaaataggGGCCATTCTTTTCACAAcgtaacaaaaattaaaatacattacacAAAGTTCCAAATATCAAGAAGTTTAGCCTTAtctcagtcaatatttgtagaCATGtcttaatttgatttttgttttaaatcaacttTCTAATATTAGATGTCAAcgcatgaagaaaaaaaaatgcacggacaaatacatttttataaaaatatgtttgactTTTATATAGAGTGTAAAGTTGGCTTTTACGGACATCCGACTCGTTGTAAGAAATGTCCCCCTCCATCATACGGAGCAGGTTGTCAATCTACATGTAACTGTAGACATGACTTGTGTAACCATATAACAGGATGTTTTGTGACAGTATCTGAAAATGgtatatatcaatttatttaattaatatttaggATAttctttaaagatattttttgctAAAGAAAAAAACTAACTTTTATTACGAAACAGAAAATATCAAAGTACTTTATAATTTTACAGTTGGTCCAGCTTCAACACGTAAGGACTCAGAGGAACATATTTCGATGagtaatatgattttaaaaagcagCAGCACAAGCCTTGTTGATCTTGTTGTTAACTCAAGTGTGCGCACCAATTCGAAGCAAACACCCTTGAATATGAAAGGCATGTCTATTATTACAATTGTGTCCAT is drawn from Crassostrea angulata isolate pt1a10 chromosome 5, ASM2561291v2, whole genome shotgun sequence and contains these coding sequences:
- the LOC128185814 gene encoding uncharacterized protein LOC128185814, producing the protein MQTAFVFLWIYFVPKVSCEGCLESIPTITVVNRCPKNTTEWIKSKRRKQCHLVNQNCTTLERFEYHCLPDKYHESFMEVCAPRKNIVGGHCPFYDEEENSVAMNLYQSCKGHTTPCPDLYNSNVAYRYQECYTDALKSTKDDNNESTLSKMVSVSTFAFHILITIIQLSMLIAFVYFIKKHKRIPKDCIAMGDLRSQQNTKSTTSSRQNSDVSIGSQINTMPSRSLSENNYISNSNSSLVSNHL